Below is a window of Cytophagaceae bacterium DNA.
GTTATTTTTTAGCTCTACCCCATTTTGACCATAATCATAAACGGCCTGAAGACCATCGTAAATTTCAGAAGATGGAAATACAAAACCATATTCTTTGGCGTGAGCTATAATATCTTGTAATGTCGTACCTGGAGCAGAAATCTGACTCATTTTTAATTTTCTTTAGTAAGTAATTTGCAAAAATAAAAAAATCAGGCTTAAACCTGATTAAAACGAATATAATTTAATTTTTAGAGGCATCGTAAACCGATTTAATTGCCGCCATTTCTTTTATCAGGAAACTTTGAAGTTCTTCATTAAATATTTTTTGTTCATCAGCAGGGAGTGATGCATAAAAATCTTTCAACTCTTTGTTGATGGCAACCTTTTCATCCTCTGAAGAGGCATTCATTGCCCGAATATGGTAAGCTTTAAAATCAAATTTCCCCATGAATTAAAATGATTTTATATTAACATTTGTCTCATTAACATCCAGTTGCAACATTTCACCCATTCTGATGGCAAGATTTCGATTTTCATGTCCGAAAGGAAATCCAAAAGCAACAGGATATTTATATTTTGATACATGCTCCATCACAATTTCTTCTATTGTTTTTCCAAAAGGATCATCAGAATTATCTTTTGAATCAGAGAAATCACCTAAAACCATTCCGGAAAGATTCTCAAGTTTCCCTGCCCTGCCTAGTTGTAACAGCATTCGGTCAAGATTATAATATTGCTCTCCTATATCCTCCAAAAATAGAATTTTACCACCAAAAGAAAAATCAGAAGCTGAACCCACATTGTGTGCCAATAGAGCCAGATTACCTCCTATAGCTTCCCCATTGGCTTTTCCAGAGCGATTAAACTCCCTTTTCTCAAAATCATAATTTATCTTTCCACCAAAAAGCACATTTTTCAAACTTTCATTTGACAGATGGTCATAAACCATTGTTTTGGCCATAGCTCCATGTATAGCCTGATAATCAAAACTTTGAACTTTCATCAACAAGGCGGTGATGTCAGAAAACCCGACAATCCACTTCGGATTTTGCAAAAATTTTGAAAAATCTAAACTATCAATGAATTTGGAGCATCCATAGCCCCCGCGGGCAGAAAGAATGAGTTTAATTTCCGGACTATCGAGGTATTTTTGGTATTCTGCTGCACGATTTTCCGTAGTATCGGAAAAAGTAAAATAGCCTGAACCCACTGTAGCACCTACTTCTACATTCAAACCCCAGTTTTGAAGAATTTCCAAAGCAATCTGAATAGTATGCCTTTCAAGTTTACTTGCTGGAGCAGTAATGGCAATTTTGTCGCCTACCTGAAGAAAAGGAGGGGCTTTAAGCATAAATTTTTCTAAATAAATACTACGTCTGAAATCAAATCCTGACCAATTTCTTTGTTGAGAAGTGTGATCATTTTTGATTTAGCCAAAACCAGCTCCTGAGCCAATGATGCAGAAGAAAGTCTCAAAAACAATGTATGGTTTTTGATATAAATTTTCTCAGTTCGTTTGGCTATAGTTGCACCCATTATTTTTTCCCAGTAAGCCACCAGATAAGTTTCATTGAACTTAGACTTAAGGTTATACACATCCAGGAAAGATTCAAAAGCATCTTTCAAAGGAATAGATTTGGTATTTCTGGCGGTTATTGACAATTATTAATAGATTTTATTAGATTTTTCTGGCTACAGCTGATTTTTCGTAAGTAAGTTTTGCACCACCACCGGCTGAAAGAGTAACCGTAGTATCGTCAACAGAAACAACTTTCCCATGTAAACCACCGGCAGTAACTACTTCATCACCAGCCTTTAATGAGTCAACCATTTTCTGTTGATCCTTTTGTTTTTTTTGTTGTGGTCTGATCATGAAAAAATACATAATCACAAACATACCCACCATCATAATCAGGAAACTTGTATTGCTTCCTCCCAATTGTAAAATTGCCATTTTTTTATTTTTCGTTTATTTCTTTTACTATTACATCAAAACTTACTACTTCCTGGGCGTTTGAGGCATTGGAAGTCACAGTTACGAATTTCTTATTTACTCCTACTTTACCTTTACTGTTGAACTCCACTTTTATTTCGCCTGTTTCCCCAACACCAACCGGATCTTCCGGTTTTGAAGCCACTGTACAACCACATGAAACCTGTACATTGAAAATCTGAAGAGGCATGGTACCAACATTTTTAAATTTATAGGTAGTGCTTACTTTTTCGCCTTCTTCAATTTCACCAAAATCGTGATT
It encodes the following:
- the yajC gene encoding preprotein translocase subunit YajC, whose amino-acid sequence is MAILQLGGSNTSFLIMMVGMFVIMYFFMIRPQQKKQKDQQKMVDSLKAGDEVVTAGGLHGKVVSVDDTTVTLSAGGGAKLTYEKSAVARKI
- a CDS encoding DUF721 domain-containing protein, which produces MSITARNTKSIPLKDAFESFLDVYNLKSKFNETYLVAYWEKIMGATIAKRTEKIYIKNHTLFLRLSSASLAQELVLAKSKMITLLNKEIGQDLISDVVFI
- a CDS encoding DUF1573 domain-containing protein — encoded protein: MSNYRKIRLLVILVLSGVTVFLCQCGGKDKKVADGTVQGDSAKIVFENPNHDFGEIEEGEKVSTTYKFKNVGTMPLQIFNVQVSCGCTVASKPEDPVGVGETGEIKVEFNSKGKVGVNKKFVTVTSNASNAQEVVSFDVIVKEINEK
- a CDS encoding LD-carboxypeptidase; protein product: MLKAPPFLQVGDKIAITAPASKLERHTIQIALEILQNWGLNVEVGATVGSGYFTFSDTTENRAAEYQKYLDSPEIKLILSARGGYGCSKFIDSLDFSKFLQNPKWIVGFSDITALLMKVQSFDYQAIHGAMAKTMVYDHLSNESLKNVLFGGKINYDFEKREFNRSGKANGEAIGGNLALLAHNVGSASDFSFGGKILFLEDIGEQYYNLDRMLLQLGRAGKLENLSGMVLGDFSDSKDNSDDPFGKTIEEIVMEHVSKYKYPVAFGFPFGHENRNLAIRMGEMLQLDVNETNVNIKSF